The Flavobacterium faecale genome has a segment encoding these proteins:
- a CDS encoding efflux RND transporter permease subunit has product MKNLLKKIFKKEHDPLSSEERMKLISDSSKLVGPGVFYSTLIVIASFLPVFLLTGMEGKLFSPLAWTKSFILIVDAFLAITLTPVLISYLLKGKLRPESKNPINRKLETLYTPVLIFCLKWRKTVLAVNIVALLIGGLMFTRLGSEFMPPLDEGSILFMPVTLPDVSNSEIKRILQVQDKLIKSIPEVTHVLGKAGRANTATDNSPISMIETIVLLKPHNEWRAGITKSEIITEINNKLQIPGVTNGFTQPIINRINMLSTGIRTDVGIKVYGANLDTIDALSQKIKRALVGTEGVKDLFAEPITGGKYIDISAKRGVIGRYGLSVDDINTVVEAAIGGMTLTTTIEGRQRFSVNARYAQEYRSSLNGLKKLQVQTMDFGPIPLETVADIKISDGPPMINSENAMLRGSVLFNVRDRDLGSTVKEAQDKLNAMMTKMPKGYYVEWSGQWENQLRANKTLSLILPIVICIIFLILYFTYNSMKEAMITMITVPFALIGGVFMVYFYGINLSVAVAVGFIALFGMAIETAMLMTIYLNEAMMKMVAKHGNTAETINEDIIREYVIEGSAKRLRPKLMTVFVALFGLIPILWSTGTGADVMIPITVPLIGGTITSIIYVLLVTPVVFEMSKLHELKTKGKIDLIDAKH; this is encoded by the coding sequence ATGAAAAATTTATTAAAAAAAATATTTAAAAAAGAACACGACCCTTTGTCTTCGGAAGAAAGAATGAAGCTTATTTCAGATTCTTCAAAGTTAGTTGGTCCAGGTGTTTTTTATTCGACATTAATTGTCATTGCCTCTTTCTTGCCTGTCTTTTTGTTAACAGGAATGGAAGGTAAATTGTTCAGCCCTTTGGCATGGACTAAATCTTTTATTCTAATAGTAGATGCGTTTTTGGCAATTACCTTAACCCCCGTTTTAATTAGTTATTTGCTAAAAGGAAAATTGCGACCAGAGTCTAAAAACCCTATTAATAGAAAACTAGAAACACTGTATACGCCAGTTTTAATTTTTTGTTTAAAGTGGCGAAAAACAGTTTTGGCCGTCAATATTGTTGCTTTGCTAATTGGGGGATTAATGTTTACGAGATTAGGATCAGAGTTTATGCCGCCTTTAGATGAAGGTTCGATTTTGTTTATGCCAGTAACTTTGCCGGATGTTTCTAATTCAGAAATCAAACGAATATTACAGGTTCAGGATAAATTGATAAAATCAATTCCAGAGGTGACACATGTTTTAGGAAAAGCAGGAAGAGCAAATACCGCTACAGACAATAGTCCGATTAGTATGATTGAAACTATTGTGTTACTAAAGCCTCATAATGAATGGCGAGCTGGCATCACAAAAAGTGAAATTATTACTGAAATTAACAATAAACTTCAAATTCCGGGTGTGACCAATGGATTTACACAACCTATTATTAATCGAATCAATATGCTTTCTACTGGTATCAGGACAGATGTGGGAATCAAAGTCTATGGTGCTAATCTGGATACAATTGATGCTTTGTCTCAAAAAATTAAACGAGCATTAGTAGGGACGGAAGGCGTAAAAGATTTGTTTGCAGAACCTATTACAGGCGGAAAGTACATTGATATTTCAGCCAAAAGAGGAGTGATTGGCCGTTATGGTCTCAGTGTTGACGATATTAATACTGTAGTCGAAGCGGCGATTGGTGGAATGACTTTGACAACTACAATTGAAGGGCGACAACGTTTTTCAGTCAATGCGCGTTATGCTCAAGAATATAGAAGTAGCCTTAACGGATTGAAGAAATTGCAGGTTCAAACAATGGATTTTGGTCCTATTCCGCTAGAAACTGTGGCAGATATTAAAATTTCGGACGGTCCTCCTATGATTAATAGCGAAAATGCTATGCTTAGAGGGAGCGTGCTATTTAATGTTAGGGATCGTGATTTAGGTAGTACCGTAAAAGAAGCGCAAGATAAATTGAATGCGATGATGACCAAAATGCCCAAAGGCTATTATGTAGAATGGAGTGGACAATGGGAAAACCAACTTCGGGCAAATAAAACCTTGAGTTTGATTTTACCTATTGTGATTTGTATCATTTTCTTGATTTTATACTTTACATACAATTCGATGAAAGAAGCAATGATAACCATGATTACTGTTCCGTTTGCATTAATTGGCGGCGTTTTTATGGTGTATTTCTACGGTATAAATTTATCAGTTGCCGTTGCAGTAGGTTTTATTGCTTTATTCGGGATGGCGATAGAAACAGCAATGTTGATGACTATTTATCTTAATGAAGCCATGATGAAAATGGTTGCGAAACACGGGAATACTGCTGAGACAATCAATGAAGATATTATAAGAGAATATGTTATTGAAGGTTCTGCTAAGCGATTGCGTCCCAAATTAATGACTGTATTTGTTGCTCTTTTTGGATTAATTCCTATTCTATGGTCCACGGGAACAGGTGCAGATGTGATGATTCCTATTACAGTTCCGTTAATTGGTGGTACGATCACATCCATTATTTATGTATTATTAGTAACGCCAGTTGTTTTTGAAATGTCAAAATTACACGAGCTAAAAACAAAAGGCAAAATAGATCTTATCGATGCAAAACATTAA
- a CDS encoding DUF3347 domain-containing protein → MKNITKIMVLAILITFTSCKDNKSETTDKATKETADGQQYSCEMHPEVHGKKGEECSKCGMALTVPVTHEEVVEEVKEMDVTKSKSGFSIDMILNDYLKLKNALANDDAALATASSKALETTLQKTTTDKIEADLLKQYSTIADAAKKHTATITENAGKIAAQRNAFALLSADMHNFIKMFTTDKKLYQDYCPMYNQGKNGYWISEVKDIENPYYGAEMLTCGRITKEL, encoded by the coding sequence ATGAAAAATATAACAAAAATAATGGTGTTGGCAATTTTAATCACTTTTACTTCTTGTAAAGACAACAAATCAGAAACGACAGATAAAGCAACCAAGGAAACAGCAGACGGCCAACAATATTCATGCGAAATGCATCCTGAAGTACACGGTAAAAAAGGAGAAGAATGTTCTAAATGCGGAATGGCCTTAACGGTGCCTGTAACCCATGAAGAAGTGGTAGAAGAAGTAAAAGAAATGGACGTTACAAAAAGCAAATCAGGTTTTTCAATCGATATGATTTTAAATGATTATTTAAAACTAAAAAATGCTTTAGCTAATGATGACGCTGCATTAGCGACTGCATCAAGCAAAGCATTAGAAACAACTTTACAAAAAACGACCACGGACAAAATTGAAGCTGATTTACTAAAGCAATACAGCACTATTGCTGATGCTGCTAAGAAACACACCGCAACAATCACTGAGAATGCAGGTAAAATTGCTGCGCAAAGAAATGCGTTTGCTTTATTAAGTGCTGACATGCATAACTTTATTAAAATGTTTACTACCGATAAAAAACTGTACCAAGACTATTGCCCAATGTACAATCAAGGGAAAAACGGGTACTGGATTAGTGAAGTTAAAGACATTGAAAATCCATATTACGGAGCTGAAATGTTGACTTGTGGCAGAATTACAAAAGAATTGTAA
- a CDS encoding efflux RND transporter permease subunit → MVEKLISFSLKNRAIVLIISGCLFAWGIYSVQQNPIDAIPDLSDNQVIVFTEWMGRSPQVIEDQVTYPLVSNLQGIPKIKNIRASSMFGMSFVYIIFDDDVDPYWARTRVLERLNYAQRLLPQNVVPTLGPDGTGVGHVFWYHLETNGMDLGEQRALQDWYVKFALQTVPGVAEVASFGGFEKQYQLVLDPLKMQYYNVSMMEVMKVVKTSNNDVGGRKFEMSDRSYVVRGLGYIKNIKDIEDIAIKNYNSVPVKVSDIGSVQMGGDLRLGVFDANGEGEVVGGIVVMRYGENADKVIKAVKEKMKEVQKGLPDGVTFKTSYDRSELIEQAIESVKGTLIEEMIAVSVVILLFLFHWRSALIILIQLPISVAIGFILLQAFGISSNIMSLTGIALAIGVVVDDGIVMVENAYRSISERQEELDNNQ, encoded by the coding sequence ATGGTCGAAAAACTAATATCATTTTCCTTAAAAAATCGGGCAATAGTCTTGATCATTTCTGGCTGCTTGTTTGCTTGGGGAATTTATAGTGTACAACAAAATCCTATTGATGCCATTCCGGACTTATCTGATAATCAGGTAATTGTTTTTACAGAATGGATGGGGAGAAGTCCGCAGGTAATTGAGGATCAGGTGACCTATCCTTTGGTGTCAAACTTACAAGGAATCCCAAAAATCAAGAACATTCGTGCTTCTTCTATGTTTGGGATGAGTTTTGTCTACATCATTTTTGATGATGATGTAGATCCATATTGGGCAAGAACCCGTGTGCTGGAACGATTAAATTATGCACAACGATTGTTACCACAAAATGTAGTTCCCACACTTGGTCCTGACGGAACAGGCGTAGGGCATGTGTTTTGGTATCATTTGGAAACCAATGGAATGGATCTAGGTGAGCAAAGAGCGTTGCAGGATTGGTACGTGAAATTTGCTTTGCAAACCGTTCCAGGCGTTGCTGAGGTTGCTTCTTTTGGTGGTTTCGAAAAGCAATACCAATTGGTTTTGGATCCACTTAAAATGCAATACTATAATGTGAGTATGATGGAAGTCATGAAAGTCGTAAAGACAAGCAATAACGATGTTGGTGGTCGGAAATTTGAAATGAGTGATCGCTCGTATGTCGTTAGAGGTTTGGGTTATATAAAAAACATAAAAGATATCGAAGACATTGCTATCAAGAATTACAATTCGGTTCCTGTGAAAGTTAGCGATATTGGTTCGGTGCAAATGGGTGGTGATTTACGATTAGGAGTTTTTGACGCTAATGGCGAAGGTGAGGTTGTAGGCGGAATTGTAGTGATGCGCTACGGCGAAAATGCCGATAAAGTTATAAAAGCAGTTAAAGAAAAAATGAAGGAAGTCCAAAAAGGCTTGCCTGATGGAGTAACTTTTAAAACCTCTTATGATAGAAGCGAATTGATAGAACAAGCGATTGAATCTGTCAAAGGAACTTTAATTGAGGAGATGATTGCAGTTTCGGTTGTGATTTTATTATTCCTTTTTCATTGGCGTAGTGCCCTGATTATTTTGATCCAGTTACCCATTTCAGTAGCGATTGGATTTATTTTATTACAAGCTTTTGGGATCTCGTCTAATATTATGTCACTAACCGGAATCGCACTAGCAATTGGCGTGGTGGTCGATGACGGAATCGTAATGGTCGAAAATGCCTATCGTAGTATTTCGGAAAGACAAGAAGAATTAGATAATAATCAATAG
- a CDS encoding TolC family protein encodes MQNIKKYILISCLILSSAFAKAQTMSLEQVLEIIKTNNPQLKMYDAEIQSMDASAKGARSWSAPQLNTGLFMTPYATSMWKADGMNPGMGAYMVGVTQMIPNASKLKADADYANALSSVEVENKNYTINELNALAKTNYYQWGILDKKTKIANENLLLLEYMIKSIEIRYKYNSDKLATYYKAKSQYSSLQSEIVTLQNEIAQRRFLLNTLMASDKNTVFEIDLVADLKDFNAVVIDSISLSESRSDIKAIEKTKELNGLKIAIEKSKMKPEFGVKYDHMFAFGDRPQQFSLMGMVSIPMPWSTKSNKATINSIQIKNESLEWQKQMILNEATGMLSGLQRALINLHKQYDISDKSIIPALKRNYDTAILAWQNNTGELFVALDSWEALNMAQLDKLDKLQAILSTQVAIEKQLETK; translated from the coding sequence ATGCAAAACATTAAAAAATATATCTTGATTAGTTGTTTGATTTTGTCTTCTGCTTTCGCAAAAGCACAAACGATGTCATTAGAGCAGGTTTTGGAAATAATAAAAACAAACAATCCACAACTGAAAATGTATGATGCCGAAATTCAGAGTATGGATGCCTCCGCAAAAGGTGCTAGAAGTTGGTCTGCTCCACAGCTTAATACGGGTTTGTTCATGACGCCTTATGCTACTAGTATGTGGAAAGCAGACGGCATGAATCCTGGAATGGGTGCCTATATGGTTGGAGTTACACAGATGATTCCGAATGCTTCCAAGCTAAAAGCCGATGCGGATTATGCAAATGCGTTGTCTTCGGTTGAGGTAGAAAATAAAAATTATACCATTAATGAATTGAATGCTTTGGCTAAAACCAATTATTACCAATGGGGAATTTTAGATAAAAAAACAAAAATCGCCAACGAGAATTTATTGCTTTTAGAATACATGATTAAAAGTATCGAAATACGCTATAAATACAACAGTGATAAACTCGCAACTTATTACAAAGCAAAATCACAATACAGCAGTTTGCAAAGCGAAATAGTTACGTTGCAAAATGAGATAGCACAAAGAAGGTTCCTGCTAAATACTTTGATGGCTAGTGATAAAAACACTGTTTTTGAAATTGATTTAGTAGCAGATCTAAAAGATTTTAATGCTGTAGTGATCGATTCAATCTCACTTTCTGAGAGTCGTAGCGATATAAAAGCTATTGAAAAAACAAAGGAGCTAAACGGACTAAAAATCGCGATCGAAAAGTCAAAAATGAAACCTGAATTTGGTGTGAAATACGATCATATGTTTGCTTTTGGTGACAGGCCACAACAATTTTCTTTGATGGGAATGGTTTCTATTCCGATGCCTTGGTCTACCAAATCTAATAAAGCAACCATCAATAGCATCCAGATAAAAAACGAAAGTTTAGAATGGCAAAAGCAAATGATTTTAAATGAAGCAACCGGAATGCTTTCGGGCTTGCAAAGGGCATTGATCAACTTGCACAAACAATATGATATTAGTGATAAAAGCATCATTCCCGCTTTAAAAAGAAACTATGATACTGCAATTTTAGCTTGGCAAAATAATACAGGAGAATTATTTGTAGCCTTAGATTCTTGGGAAGCGTTGAATATGGCGCAACTGGATAAGTTAGATAAATTACAAGCTATTTTAAGCACACAAGTCGCAATAGAAAAACAATTAGAAACAAAATAA